Proteins encoded in a region of the Acipenser ruthenus chromosome 11, fAciRut3.2 maternal haplotype, whole genome shotgun sequence genome:
- the LOC117426623 gene encoding mitochondrial fission process protein 1-like, which produces MDSNPEHSKEVDIYRDTWVRFLGYANEVGEAFRALVPVGMVWASYGVATVYVTADAVDKGKKAATEHGDGPGKTARVAVAVVDTFVWQALASVAIPGFTINRVCAASLYMLGRTTRWPLPVRKWTTTAIGLSTIPFIIKPIDRSVDFLLDSSLRKVYGGGGSGKHDS; this is translated from the exons ATGGACTCGAACCCGGAGCACAGCAAGGAGGTTGATATCTACCGCGACACGTGGGTCCGCTTTTTAG GCTATGCCAATGAGGTGGGGGAGGCATTCCgtgccctggtgccagtcgggatGGTCTGGGCTAGTTACGGGGTCGCCACGGTGTACGTGACAGCAGACGCTGTGGACAAGGGCAAGAAGGCAGCCACG GAACACGGGGACGGGCCAGGGAAGACGGCTCGGGTGGCGGTGGCTGTGGTAGACACCTTCGTGTGGCAGGCCTTGGCCTCCGTGGCCATCCCGGGCTTCACCATCAACCGTGTGTGCGCCGCCTCTCTCTACATGCTGGGACGCACCACGCGCTGGCCCCTCCCCGTCCGCAAGTGGACCACCACCGCCATCGGCCTGTCCACCATCCCCTTCATCATCAAACCAATCGACAG GTCTGTAGACTTCCTCCTGGACTCCAGCCTCCGGAAGGTGTATGGCGGGGGTGGGAGTGGAAAGCACGACTCCTAG
- the LOC117427051 gene encoding zona pellucida sperm-binding protein 3-like, translating into MVLLWKCVVIALCCVPFAAPQEAVSTACGVDSVAVRVLLDYSRSALPLDPSGLLLGPCPPSSSSAGNNMVVFQYGLLDCRFMRMVTANVTSYMNVLTYKPTQRGFYQTPFNQAIVCTYTKPAGWTPPVYNPALGDAYGFGKLEFTMGIMNDDFSAPRTSSLFFLGSPINIAAAVKQQFHMPLMVYMEECVAASTPELSPSSQTYPLITNHGCFVDGQAGNSRFLPRVQTSEIRLVVQAFRFTQLNTDVYIHCRLLAWDPAQLNDPTKKACSFNQRTRSWELLDNPGRSSVCNCCTSNCNLRKRRDTAEEGLRHAVVLGPLRILPEELSAGSQEFYQRSPALSLEEPQQALAWLPVLAAPLLLMAVLGALSLGYYTCLWRHPRLCSKSSSELLVPVPVDEMHTAVGTVSRSLLAQQF; encoded by the exons ATGGTGTTGTTGTGGAAATGTGTTGTGATTGCGCTTTGCTGTGTACCGTTTGCTGCACCGCAGGAAG CTGTGAGTACAGCCTGCGGTGTGGACTCGGTGGCTGTGAGGGTGTTGTTGGATTACTCTCGATCGGCTTTGCCTCTGGACCCGAGTGGTCTCCTGCTGGGACCCTGTCCTCCATCCAGCAGCAGCGCCGGTAATAACATGGTGGTGTTCCAGTACGGGCTGCTGGACTGCCGCTTTATGCGCATG GTTACTGCCAATGTTACCAGTTACATGAATGTGCTGACCTACAAGCCCACCCAGAGAGGCTTCTACCAGACTCCATTCAATCAGGCTATTGTGTGCACCTATACCAA ACCTGCAGGCTGGACTCCTCCAGTGTATAACCCTGCACTTGGGGATGCCTATGGGTTTGGGAAGCTGGAGTTTACCATGGGGATTATGAATG ATGACTTCTCAGCCCCACGCACCTCCAGTCTGTTCTTCCTGGGGTCCCCCATCAACATCGCGGCTGCAGTGAAGCAGCAATTCCACATGCCGCTGATGGTCTACATGGAAGAGTGTGTCGCTGCCAGCACTCCAGAGCTGAGCCCTTCAAGCCAGACCTACCCGCTCATCACCAACCATGG ATGCTTTGTAGATGGACAGGCTGGTAACTCCAGGTTTCTGCCCCGAGTCCAGACCTCTGAGATCCGTCTGGTTGTCCAGGCCTTCAGGTTTACACAACTGAATACAGAT GTGTATATCCATTGCCGCTTGCTGGCCTGGGACCCTGCCCAGCTCAATGACCCCACCAAGAAAGCCTGTTCATTCAACCAGAGAACCAGGAG CTGGGAGCTCCTGGATAACCCTGGCCGGAGCTCTGTGTGCAACTGCTGTACCTCCAACTGCAatctgaggaagaggagggacaCGG CTGAAGAGGGGCTGAGACATGCTGTAGTGCTGGGACCACTGAGGATCCTTCCTGAAGAGCTGTCTGCTGGAAGCCAGGAATTCTACCAGAGGAGCCCTGCTCTGTCACTGGAGG AGCCCCAGCAGGCTCTGGCCTGGCTGCCTGTCCTGGCTGCTCCCCTGCTCCTGATGGCTGTCCTGGGAGCCCTGTCTCTGGGCTACTACACGTGCCTGTGGCGTCATCCCAGACTCTGCTCCAAGTCCAGCAGTGAGCTCCTTGTTCCTGTCCCCGTTGATGAAATGCACACAGCAGTCGGCACAGTTTCCAGAAGCTTGCTAGCACAGCAATTCTGA